Proteins encoded together in one Hymenobacter monticola window:
- a CDS encoding c-type cytochrome produces MKKLFVLLFPLLLSSGAAFAQKKPAAKTPAKKPTAGVSAALLASGKSVYVQNCLSCHQADGGGVEGMNPPLIKTDYVLGDKPRLIGVLVNGLKGVEINGEEYRSVMPAQTHLSDQQMADVLTYVRNSFGNKASAVAVAEVKAVRAAKK; encoded by the coding sequence GTGAAGAAGCTATTTGTGCTGCTGTTCCCGTTGCTGCTGAGCAGCGGGGCCGCTTTCGCCCAGAAGAAACCAGCTGCTAAGACCCCGGCCAAGAAACCCACGGCCGGGGTTTCGGCCGCGCTGCTGGCGTCGGGCAAATCTGTGTACGTCCAGAACTGCCTCAGCTGCCACCAGGCCGATGGCGGCGGCGTGGAGGGCATGAACCCACCCCTCATCAAGACCGACTACGTGCTCGGCGACAAGCCCCGCCTGATTGGCGTGCTGGTGAACGGCCTGAAAGGCGTGGAAATCAACGGCGAGGAATACCGCAGCGTGATGCCCGCCCAAACCCACCTCAGCGACCAGCAGATGGCCGACGTGCTCACCTACGTGCGCAACAGCTTCGGCAACAAAGCCAGCGCCGTGGCCGTGGCCGAGGTGAAGGCCGTGCGCGCCGCCAAGAAATAG
- a CDS encoding M1 family metallopeptidase yields MRFLPAALLLLPLATLAQPTLPLPRNYEPLYAKGTRSASGLPGPNYWQNAADYDLAVNFDPAGRRVSGTVDIKYFNNSPDSLRQLWFKLYPNLYQKGAPRSKAFAPEDIGEGVKILNLTINGENFDVNKLPINGTNMPVALRRALGPRQVATVRATYSYILNKGSHQRTGEIEPGAAFVAYFFPRIAVYDDLDGWNRVPYTGDQEFYNDFCNFKAAVTVPKNFVVWATGDLTNPTQVLTPKYAQRLREAEQKDAVVSIISEDDAKRRDITPPADQNTWRFEAKNVTDFVFATADHYVWQSTSLVVDPATKRRTRVDAVYNPKHQDYKEVIDFSRKTVEAMSYQFPKWPFPYAHETVFDGLDQMEYPMMVNDNPTDTREDAITLTDHEIFHTMFPFYMGINETKYGWMDEGWATIGEWLISSMIDPKVDDNYGIKPYADQAGAEGDLPIVTPSTQQNGSAFFLNSYPKPALGYLYVKDLLGDELFTKALHTYIRTWNGKHPLPYDFFNSMNTGAGRNLNWFWQRWFFDGGYPDLAISAVNKTATGYDLLVTAKGRKPVPVDVTLTFADNSTQKIHRSIGVWETGATTVTVPVAAKQQLKRVTLGSTLVPDSFPKDNVWEGK; encoded by the coding sequence ATGCGTTTCCTGCCCGCAGCCTTGCTGCTCCTGCCCCTGGCCACCCTGGCCCAGCCCACGCTGCCCCTGCCCCGCAACTACGAGCCTCTTTATGCCAAAGGTACCCGCAGCGCCAGCGGCCTGCCTGGCCCCAACTACTGGCAAAACGCGGCCGACTACGACCTGGCCGTGAACTTCGACCCGGCCGGCCGCCGCGTGTCTGGCACCGTGGATATTAAGTATTTCAACAACAGTCCCGACTCGTTGCGGCAGCTCTGGTTTAAGCTCTACCCCAACCTATACCAAAAGGGCGCGCCCCGCAGCAAAGCCTTCGCGCCGGAGGACATTGGCGAGGGCGTCAAAATCCTCAACCTGACCATCAATGGGGAGAATTTCGACGTCAATAAGCTGCCCATCAACGGCACCAATATGCCTGTGGCGCTGCGGCGGGCGCTGGGGCCGCGCCAGGTGGCCACGGTGCGCGCCACGTATTCCTACATCCTGAATAAAGGCTCGCACCAGCGCACCGGCGAGATTGAGCCGGGCGCCGCTTTTGTGGCCTACTTCTTCCCGCGCATCGCCGTGTACGACGACCTCGACGGCTGGAACCGCGTGCCCTACACCGGCGACCAGGAATTCTACAACGACTTCTGCAATTTCAAAGCCGCTGTTACCGTGCCCAAAAACTTCGTGGTGTGGGCCACCGGCGACCTCACCAACCCCACGCAGGTGCTCACCCCCAAGTACGCCCAGCGCCTGCGCGAAGCCGAGCAGAAGGACGCCGTGGTGAGCATCATCAGCGAAGACGATGCCAAGCGGCGCGACATCACCCCGCCGGCCGACCAGAACACCTGGCGGTTCGAGGCGAAAAACGTAACGGACTTCGTGTTTGCCACCGCCGACCACTACGTGTGGCAGAGCACCAGCCTGGTGGTGGACCCCGCCACCAAGCGCCGCACCCGCGTCGACGCCGTGTATAACCCCAAACATCAGGACTATAAGGAAGTCATTGACTTCAGCCGTAAAACGGTGGAGGCCATGAGCTACCAGTTTCCGAAGTGGCCCTTTCCCTACGCCCACGAAACGGTGTTCGACGGCCTCGACCAGATGGAGTACCCCATGATGGTGAACGACAACCCCACCGACACCCGCGAGGACGCCATCACCCTTACCGACCACGAAATCTTCCACACGATGTTCCCCTTCTACATGGGCATCAACGAAACGAAGTACGGCTGGATGGATGAGGGCTGGGCCACCATCGGCGAGTGGCTGATTTCGAGCATGATTGACCCGAAGGTGGACGACAACTACGGCATCAAGCCCTACGCCGACCAAGCCGGCGCCGAGGGCGACCTGCCCATCGTGACGCCCAGCACCCAGCAAAACGGCAGCGCCTTCTTCCTCAACTCCTACCCCAAGCCCGCCCTGGGCTACCTCTACGTGAAGGACTTGCTGGGAGACGAGCTGTTCACCAAGGCCCTGCACACCTACATCCGCACCTGGAACGGCAAGCACCCCCTGCCCTACGACTTCTTCAACAGCATGAACACCGGCGCCGGCCGCAACCTGAACTGGTTCTGGCAGCGCTGGTTCTTCGACGGCGGCTACCCCGACCTCGCCATCTCGGCCGTCAATAAAACCGCTACCGGCTACGACCTCCTGGTGACGGCCAAAGGCCGTAAGCCCGTGCCCGTAGACGTCACCCTCACCTTCGCCGACAACTCGACCCAGAAAATCCACCGCAGCATCGGCGTCTGGGAAACCGGCGCCACCACCGTCACGGTGCCTGTCGCGGCCAAGCAGCAACTGAAGCGCGTGACGCTGGGCAGCACCCTCGTGCCCGACAGTTTTCCTAAGGATAACGTGTGGGAGGGGAAATAA
- a CDS encoding metallophosphoesterase, producing the protein MYDLIGDIHGHAAELRQLLTKLDYAPDAAGVYRHAGGRQVIFLGDFIDRGPAIRETLQIVRGMVDGGAALAVMGNHEFNALNFWTFDPSGGHLRPHLPHHILQHLETIRAFNGKELFAEWLDYLAWFMQLPLYLELPGLRVVHACWDARYIAQLRQWLPTDRLTPEFLLRASRKGSAELDAVEITLKGHETDLPGDHHFFDKDGHRRTKMRTAWWRDPAAATYDDYYLEPIAALAGQPVDVAALPSPAYYQDETPVFFGHYWLRGEPRILTPHSVCLDYSVAKGGELVAYRWQGERELTPAGLVRV; encoded by the coding sequence ATGTACGACCTCATCGGCGACATTCACGGCCACGCCGCGGAGCTACGCCAGCTGCTCACAAAGCTCGACTACGCCCCCGACGCCGCCGGCGTATACCGCCACGCCGGCGGCCGGCAGGTGATTTTTCTGGGCGATTTCATTGACCGCGGCCCGGCCATCCGGGAGACGCTGCAAATTGTGCGCGGCATGGTGGACGGCGGCGCGGCCCTGGCCGTGATGGGCAACCACGAGTTCAATGCCCTCAACTTCTGGACCTTCGACCCCAGCGGCGGGCACCTGCGGCCCCACCTGCCGCACCACATTCTGCAACACCTCGAAACCATTCGCGCCTTTAATGGCAAGGAGCTGTTTGCCGAGTGGCTCGACTACCTGGCCTGGTTCATGCAGCTGCCGCTGTACCTGGAGTTGCCGGGACTGCGCGTGGTGCACGCCTGCTGGGACGCCCGCTACATTGCCCAGCTGCGCCAGTGGCTGCCCACCGACCGCCTGACGCCTGAGTTTCTGCTGCGCGCCAGCCGCAAGGGCTCGGCCGAGCTGGACGCCGTTGAAATCACCCTCAAAGGCCACGAGACCGACCTGCCCGGCGACCACCACTTCTTCGACAAAGACGGCCACCGCCGCACCAAGATGCGCACCGCCTGGTGGCGCGACCCGGCAGCTGCCACCTACGACGACTATTACCTCGAACCCATCGCGGCCTTGGCCGGCCAGCCCGTGGACGTGGCCGCCCTGCCCAGTCCGGCCTACTACCAGGACGAGACGCCCGTCTTCTTCGGCCACTACTGGCTGCGCGGTGAGCCGCGTATTCTCACCCCGCACTCCGTGTGCCTCGACTACAGCGTGGCCAAGGGCGGCGAGCTGGTGGCCTACCGCTGGCAGGGCGAGCGGGAGCTCACGCCCGCGGGCCTGGTGCGCGTATAG
- a CDS encoding ATP-binding protein, translated as MPALPTPLAPGPRLFYFGLLLGLLLAAGQGRAQGPPLPLKRLAVVRDSLNRLLARDTRPDTQRVGRLNTLAFALRVNAADTSLLLTRQALRLARQLRFERGLLEALFNLSYYQRAHSQYDSAIASARLALPLAERTGNRYTQTRVYYNLARIYLEQGNYAAALGPSLDGLALARALGSPRVLLFQLVTAARIELALGEYATARAYVAEARPLAPAAHDLLSTGYLHQVAGDLSRQQQQWRTARDQYRQALTSYAVVFNKPGLIDMQLSMAEMTERLGDYAAARSAGRGLLRQAHAARRPEMEARAALLLARAWLPARADSTRRYAALALAIAGPGQLRPQARDAAQVLAQAHDRLGQGHAAYRAQLLASAYADSIGGEDTRRRLAAVQARATRSRTQVELNVARQRERLLRQQQELEQLQTQRQLVGIGALVLGTLLAAGWLFWRYRRRQLLQQQTQDAALRARLAADLHDDVGSLLTQISLQSDLLRETPAAPAQTLARLERLSDTSRRAARQMADVVWGLHASAAELPEVLAHMRDHAQEVLTTQGLAVDFAVSDAAAARRPSLVTCQTLYLIFKEALHNVVKHAHGATQVTVQVSASGGQLCLRVRDDAPGPAPTARPGGHGLANMRRRAEDAGGALHFVAEAKGFGLVACLPG; from the coding sequence TTGCCTGCACTACCCACTCCCCTGGCCCCGGGGCCTCGGCTATTCTACTTCGGCTTGCTGCTGGGCCTGCTGCTGGCCGCCGGCCAGGGCCGGGCACAGGGGCCACCGCTACCCCTTAAGCGCCTGGCCGTGGTGCGCGACAGCCTGAACCGCCTGCTGGCCCGCGACACCCGCCCCGACACCCAACGCGTGGGCCGCCTCAACACCCTGGCCTTTGCCCTGCGCGTGAACGCGGCCGACACCTCACTCCTGCTCACGCGGCAGGCGCTGCGGCTGGCCCGGCAGCTGCGCTTCGAGCGCGGGCTACTGGAGGCACTGTTCAACCTGAGCTACTACCAGCGCGCGCACAGCCAGTACGACTCGGCCATTGCCTCGGCCCGGCTGGCGCTGCCCCTGGCCGAGCGCACCGGCAACCGCTACACCCAGACGCGAGTGTACTACAACCTGGCCCGCATTTACCTGGAGCAGGGCAACTACGCCGCCGCCCTCGGGCCCAGTCTCGACGGGCTGGCGCTGGCCCGCGCCCTGGGCAGCCCCCGGGTGCTGCTGTTTCAGCTGGTGACGGCGGCGCGCATCGAGCTGGCCCTGGGCGAGTACGCCACCGCCCGCGCCTACGTGGCCGAGGCCCGCCCCCTGGCCCCCGCCGCCCACGACCTGCTTTCGACCGGCTACCTGCACCAGGTGGCCGGCGACCTGAGCCGCCAGCAGCAGCAGTGGCGCACCGCCCGCGACCAGTACCGCCAGGCCCTGACCAGCTACGCGGTGGTGTTCAACAAGCCGGGCCTAATTGACATGCAGCTCAGCATGGCCGAGATGACCGAGCGCCTGGGCGACTACGCGGCCGCGCGCTCGGCCGGCCGGGGGCTGCTGCGCCAGGCCCACGCCGCCAGACGCCCCGAAATGGAGGCGCGGGCGGCCCTGCTGCTGGCCCGCGCCTGGCTGCCGGCCCGGGCCGACAGCACCCGCCGCTACGCCGCCCTCGCGCTGGCCATTGCCGGGCCGGGCCAGCTGCGCCCGCAGGCCCGCGACGCGGCCCAGGTGCTGGCCCAGGCCCACGACCGCCTGGGGCAGGGCCACGCCGCCTACCGCGCGCAACTGCTGGCCAGCGCCTACGCCGACAGCATCGGGGGCGAAGACACCCGCCGCCGCCTGGCCGCCGTGCAGGCCCGCGCGACCCGCTCGCGCACCCAGGTAGAGCTGAACGTGGCCCGCCAGCGCGAGCGCCTGCTCCGCCAGCAGCAGGAATTGGAGCAGCTGCAGACGCAACGCCAGCTGGTGGGCATCGGCGCGCTGGTGCTGGGCACGCTGCTGGCAGCCGGCTGGCTGTTTTGGCGCTACCGGCGGCGGCAGTTGCTACAGCAGCAAACGCAGGATGCGGCCCTGCGCGCCCGCCTGGCCGCCGACCTGCACGACGACGTGGGCTCGCTGCTCACCCAAATCAGCCTGCAAAGCGACCTGCTGCGCGAAACCCCCGCCGCCCCCGCCCAAACCCTGGCCCGCCTCGAACGCCTGAGCGACACCAGCCGCCGCGCCGCCCGCCAGATGGCCGATGTGGTGTGGGGCCTGCACGCCAGCGCCGCCGAGCTGCCGGAAGTGCTGGCCCACATGCGCGACCACGCCCAGGAAGTTCTCACCACCCAAGGCCTGGCCGTGGACTTTGCCGTGAGCGACGCGGCCGCGGCTCGCCGCCCTTCGCTGGTTACCTGCCAAACGCTGTACCTCATCTTTAAGGAAGCCTTGCACAACGTGGTGAAGCATGCCCACGGCGCCACCCAGGTAACGGTGCAGGTGAGCGCAAGCGGCGGCCAGCTCTGCCTGCGCGTGCGCGACGACGCCCCCGGCCCCGCTCCCACCGCCCGCCCCGGCGGCCACGGCCTGGCCAACATGCGCCGCCGCGCCGAGGACGCCGGCGGGGCGTTGCATTTCGTGGCCGAAGCCAAGGGGTTTGGCTTGGTGGCCTGCCTGCCGGGGTAG